In Bos javanicus breed banteng chromosome 2, ARS-OSU_banteng_1.0, whole genome shotgun sequence, the following proteins share a genomic window:
- the ATP5MC3 gene encoding ATP synthase F(0) complex subunit C3, mitochondrial — protein MFACAKLACTPALIRAGSRVAYRPISASVLSRPETRTGEGSTVFNGTQNGVSQLIQREFQTTAVNRDIDTAAKFIGAGAATVGVAGSGAGIGTVFGSLIIGYARNPSLKQQLFSYAILGFALSEAMGLFCLMVAFLILFAM, from the exons ATGTTCGCCTGCGCCAAGCTTGCCTGCACCCCAGCTCTG ATCAGAGCTGGATCCAGAGTTGCATACAGACCAATTTCTGCGTCAGTGTTATCTCGACCAGAGACTAGGACTGGAGAG GGCTCTACGGTATTTAATGGCACCCAGAATGGTGTGTCTCAGTTAATCCAAAGGGAGTTTCAGACCACTGCGGTCAACAGAGACATTGATACTGCAGCCAAATTTATCGGTGCGGGTGCTGCCACAGTAGGAGTGGCTGGTTCTGGTGCTGGTATTGGAACAGTCTTTGGCAGTCTCATCATTGGTTATGCCAG AAACCCTTCACTGAAGCAGCAGCTGTTCTCATATGCTATCCTGGGATTTGCCTTGTCTGAAGCTATGGGTCTCTTTTGTTTGATGGTTGCTTTCTTGATTTTGTTTGCCATGTAA